Proteins encoded by one window of Bactrocera oleae isolate idBacOlea1 chromosome 4, idBacOlea1, whole genome shotgun sequence:
- the Fbl6 gene encoding uncharacterized protein Fbl6: protein MEVEKRQLESSNCSGDGGITNVSLMATNSVDKSDIEVKEDMNKTQNNRTQINKDEKSDETAMKPINNSVSSVIKTNEEDLNKNETISDISAKEQEGLLIKVTESNEPSKTPKLEESAESANKNSPDFKESKSAENSNDLNEFEDSQDTVEDDESQKEEASTADDDNSLSPSTQSQSPPLRDTTIATSNASIASAIGVAASVVVAAAGIRASIPDTILSPPKSETQTDDANTATSSSSPASDSQLSPMITEAAITSSAALTPTTPPEAPEIAISNTANNSAESTPSKTATKRGVTTIDTGDEGGGKRVIQPINLVANGTIPKSSGKPLMSAMNKKLKEKTTRAPRQRKPKSTLPMYESEISDNKTGIKLCIKKSDSTGNLAASTGILVPTITAKSVETTTTTAPKQTRKRSRKTKSKARVDDDESDHEVTTGKRGKNKASNAERQKKVSFSGIEEQGEKHRATIEQGDWGARIPQEILFKIFEILVDREGCLPTLCRLGRVCTLWRNVALTPSLWKTMDLSTWIKDKYRTELKLKWFVDNRCSECTELNVANWKMSDINCFLNKLAVGCPNLTSITLSGWKGFTSDHLAYLAENMQKLERLDLSSVNVEMNASKSAVGPQSLCNALQIINKRLTHLYLAHNRLAGIPQIVATLATHCPNLVNLDLSNVTTQATSHGIFHIEKLQHGCPKLKVLRVTNSHITWGNATLQEAMDSPGFPELEELSVAALTDECRVIGDDHLQRILKTSSKLKLLDVRGCARLTHESLIRLPAWDIKHLFLSFCSVTRDVSSGLELIASKWAHSLIELDLAWANVQQPLDNALRALAEKGSESPLAHLNLCGSSVSDEAVKEILANCAHMSSINLSSCRGLPRGVKRLMQGQQELQELREVLKVQMKVKLPAQIKQEQEEEERQKRFEQSGASTDADSGGGGDGGGGNAQSN, encoded by the exons ATGGAAGTAGAAAAAAGGCAGCTTGAATCGAGCAATTGTAGTGGAGATGGTGGAATAACGAATGTTTCTCTAATGGCTACCAATTCCGTAGACAAATCAGATATTGAAGTTAAGGAAGATATGAACAAAACTCAAAATAATAGAACCCAAATTAATAAAGATGAAAAAAGCGACGAAACAGCGATGAAACCTATAAATAATTCTGTTAGTTCTGTTATCAAAACCAATGAAGAAGATTTAAATAAGAATGAGACTATATCAGATATATCGGCAAAAGAACAAGAAGGCTTATTAATAAAAGTCACTGAAAGCAATGAGCCCTCCAAAACTCCAAAGCTGGAAGAAAGCGCTGAAAGTGCGAATAAAAACAGTCCTGATTTTAAAGAGTCTAAAAGTGCAGAAAACTCAAatgatttaaatgaatttgaagATTCGCAAGATACTGTCGAGGATGACGAAAGTCAGAAGGAAGAAGCATCAACGGCTGACGATGACAACAGCCTTTCGCCTTCAACACAATCGCAATCACCACCACTTAGAGACACAACAATTGCGACATCAAATGCATCCATTGCTTCGGCAATTGGCGTAGCGGCTTCCGTAGTTGTGGCAGCTGCCGGTATAAGAGCTTCTATTCCAGATACAATTTTATCGCCACCCAAGTCAGAAACACAAACAGATGATGCTAACACCGCTACATCATCCTCATCACCAGCATCGGATTCTCAGCTCTCACCGATGATTACCGAAGCCGCTATTACGAGCAGTGCAGCGCTTACGCCAACTACACCACCAGAAGCACCAGAAATTGCTATCTCTAATACGGCTAATAATAGTGCGGAGTCAACACCATCTAAGACAGCTACCAAGAGGGGTGTCACAACTATTGACACAGGTGATGAAGGTGGTGGCAAACGCGTTATACAACCGATTAATCTTGTTGCAAACGGCACCATACCCAAATCAAGTGGGAAACCGCTAATGTCGGCCATGAATAAGAAgttgaaagaaaaaacaacacgAGCACCAAGGCAAAGGAAACCAAAATCTACTTTGCCTATGTACGAAAGCGAg aTAAGCGATAATAAAACGGgaattaaattatgtataaagAAATCAGATTCTACTGGCAATTTGGCTGCTTCAACAGGCATTTTAGTACCAACCATTACCGCGAAATCGGTTgagactacaacaacaactgctcCTAAGCAGACGCGAAAACGTTCACGTAAAACGAAATCAAAGGCACGCGTGGATGACGACGAAAGTGATCATGAGGTAACGACGGGAAAGCGTGGAAAGAATAAGGCCAGCAATGCAGAACGTCAGAAGAAAGTCTCTTTTAGTGGCATCGAAGAACAAGGTGAGAAACATCGTGCCACAATTGAACAAGGTGATTGGGGTGCACGCATCCCACAGGAAATACTGTTTAAG attttcgaAATTCTAGTTGATCGTGAAGGTTGTTTGCCAACACTTTGTCGACTTGGTCGCGTTTGTACACTGTGGCGCAATGTTGCGCTAACGCCATCATTGTGGAAAACTATGGATCTATCTACGTGGATAAAGGACAAATATCGCACCGAACTCAAGCTAAAATGGTTCGTAGACAATCGATGCAGCGAGTGTACAGAGTTGAATGTTG cCAACTGGAAAATGTCAGACATAAACTGTTTTCTAAACAAATTGGCGGTCGGTTGTCCAAATTTAACGAGTATTACACTGTCTGGTTGGAAAGGTTTCACATCAGATCATTTGGCTTATTTAgccgaaaatatgcaaaaactgGAACGCCTTGATTTGAGTTCGGTTAAT GTGGAAATGAATGCGAGTAAGAGCGCCGTGGGGCCACAGTCGCTGTGCAATGCACTACAAATAATTAACAAACGTTTAACGCATCTATATTTGGCACATAATCGGCTGGCCGGAATCCCACAAATAGTCGCTACTTTGGCT ACACATTGCCCCAATTTGGTGAACTTAGATCTCTCAAATGTTACAACACAAGCGACTTCACACGGCATCTTTCACATTGAGAAGCTTCAGCATGGCTGCCCGAAATTGAAAGTACTACGTGTCACCAATTCACACATAACATGGGGAAATGCAACACTGCAAGAAGCg ATGGACTCGCCTGGTTTCCCAGAACTCGAGGAACTCTCGGTGGCAGCTTTAACTGATGAATGTCGTGTTATCGGCGATGACCATTTGCAGCGCATATTAAAAACCAGTTCGAAACTAAAACTCTTGGATGTGCGCGGTTGCGCACGACTTACACACGAAAGTCTTATACGCCTACCTGCGTGGGACATCAAGCatttatttttgtcattttgctCAGTGACACGTGATGTTAG CTCCGGCCTCGAGCTGATCGCTTCGAAATGGGCTCATAGTCTTATAGAATTAGATTTGGCTTGGGCGAATGTGCAGCAGCCACTTGACAATGCATTACGTGCATTAGCCGAAAAGGGCAGCGAATCGCCTTTAGC GCATTTGAATCTCTGTGGTTCGTCGGTTTCAGATGAAGCAGTTAAGGAAATACTTGCAAACTGTGCGCACATGAGTTCGATAAATCTGTCGTCGTGCCG
- the LOC106616415 gene encoding uncharacterized protein, which translates to MNFPKFPCIELAKHNAERMENPLVESFLQNFISQLDDEISQLEASCHKLTNAKKDSQAVKEKYLRDIFAFTHGQSGDEILPQELSKRMQSELGMFQLGERRVKELLERFHKDNKDWRLTLEQQLQKSLGADESIFLPQQQLMDKLNTLGIIAKNLENELKALEETAEDKNEVLEDKLRAMQEEVTILEALKAKMSAAQQRIIDELKEKQFNYQQDSNKILREISSLQEKLNLHE; encoded by the exons ATGAAtttcccgaaatttccttgcaTTGAACTTGCTAAACATAATGCTGAAAGAATGGAAAACCCACTGGTTGAGAGTTTTCTTCAGAATTTTATTTCTCAGTTG GACGATGAAATCTCACAGTTGGAAGCATCTTGCCACAAATTGACAAACGCAAAAAAAGATTCGCAGGctgtaaaagaaaaatatttaagagacATATTTGCTTTTACACATGGCCAAAGCGGGGATGAAATTTTGCCCCAGGAATTGTCGAAACGAATGCAAAGCGAACTTGGGATGTTTCAATTGGGTGAACGAAGAGTTAAAGAATTGTTAGAGCGTTTTCATAAAGATAATAAAGATTGGCGTCTCACATTGGAGCAGCAACTGCAAAAATCGCTTGGAGCAGATGAatcaatttttttg ccaCAACAACAGTTAATGGATAAACTTAACACATTGGGAATAATTGCTAAAAATCTCGAAAATGAACTAAAAGCTCTTGAAGAAACTGCAGAGGATAAAAATGAAGTATTAGAAGACAAACTAAGAGCAATGCAAGAGGAAGTTACCATCCTTGAAGCACTAAAGGCGAAAATGAG CGCGGCACAGCAACGAATCATTGACGAATTAAAGGAAAAACAATTCAATTATCAACAAGATAGCAATAAGATTTTGAGAGAAATTTCTAGCTTACAAGAAAAGCTCAATCTCCACGAATAA
- the dare gene encoding NADPH:adrenodoxin oxidoreductase, mitochondrial — translation MLSSKSLSLSVITKQLYVNTYKKGLSTEVSGSGATKRICIVGAGPAGFYAAQYILKHLSDCAVDIIEKLPVPFGLVRYGVAPDHPEVKNVINTFNKTAEHKCFNFYGNLALGKDISLDDLRKRYHAVLLTYGADQDRQLNIPNEEQTNVLSARKFVAWYNGLPGAQHLNPNLNGNTVAILGQGNVAVDAARMLLSSLDALRKTDTTEYALEALSRSKVEQVYLVGRRGPLQAAFTIKELREMLKLPNVQTLWKPDDFTDIPAQLPNLPRPRKRLTELMLKSLSEQTGSSSSGKNKRFLPIFLRAPKAIGENEVELTVTKLQNDAAVPTDQIEHLQTDLVLRSIGYKSTCVDGGICFDERSGRVYNENGRVLRDAVSKTVDQGIYVAGWLGTGPTGVILTTMNGAFSVAKTICDDILSNKLDTSMAKAGLDTKQLQRVVTWTHWQRIDEAETQAGKVLGKPREKFVNVEEMLKVAGL, via the exons atgttgtcatCAAAAAGTTTGTCGCTATCAGtaattacaaaacaattatacgtTAATACCTACAAGAAAGGACTTAGCACAGAAGTCAGTGGTAGTGGCGCAACAAAACGAATTTGTATAGTCGGTGCTGGACCGGCAGGTTTTTATGCCGCACAATATATATTGAAACATCTTAGTGACTGTGCCGTggatataattgaaaaattaccaGTTCCATTCGGCCTGGTTCG TTACGGCGTTGCGCCTGATCATCCTGAGGTGAAAAACGTAAttaatacttttaataaaacagCAGAACATAAGTGCTTCAATTTTTACGGCAACTTAGCATTAGGCAAGGATATAAGTTTAGATGACTTGCGTAAGCGTTACCATGCCGTTCTACTCACATACGGAGCTGATCAAGATCGGCAGTTGAATATACCTAATGAGGAGCAAACGAATGTGCTGTCTGCACGTAAATTTGTGGCGTGGTATAATGGTCTACCCGGCGCTCAACACCTGAATCCTAATTTGAACGGAAATACTGTGGCTATTTTAGGGCAAGGCAACGTAGCGGTGGATGCGGCCCGTATGCTGCTCAGCTCATTGGATGCATTGCGG AAAACAGATACTACCGAGTATGCGCTGGAAGCGCTTTCACGTAGTAAAGTAGAACAGGTTTATTTGGTCGGACGACGTGGTCCACTGCAGGCCGCTTTTACCATAAAAGAATTGCGCGAGATGCTAAAATTACCAAATGTGCAAACCTTATGGAAACCGGATGATTTTACAG ATATACCTGCACAATTACCCAACCTGCCACGACCACGTAAACGTCTCACTGAATTGATGTTGAAAAGTTTGTCAGAACAGACTGGTAGCAGCAGTAGTGGTAAAAATAAGCGATTCTTGCCAATATTCTTGCGTGCGCCAAAAGCAATTGGTGAAAATGAAGTAGAATTGACTGTTACGAAACTGCAAAATGACGCGGCCGTTCCAACTGATCAAATCGAACATCTGCAAACTGATTTGGTGTTGCGTAGCATAGGCTACAAATCTACTTGCGTCGATGGTGGCATATGTTTCGATGAACGGAGTGGGCGTGTGTACAATGAGAATG GTCGAGTGCTGCGAGATGCTGTTAGTAAAACGGTAGATCAAGGCATATATGTAGCGGGTTGGTTGGGTACGGGCCCCACAGGGGTTATTCTAACAACCATGAATGGTGCTTTTAGCGTTGCGAAAACAATATGTGATGACATTTTGTCGAATAAGTTGGATACAAGCATGGCCAAAGCGGGTTTGGATACGAAGCAATTGCAACGTGTTGTAACATGGACACATTGGCAACGCATCGATGAAGCTGAAACTCAAGCTGGTAAAGTGTTAGGTAAACCACGCGAAAAGTTTGTGAATGTAGAAGAAATGCTTAAGGTGGCAGGActttaa
- the LOC106616456 gene encoding CIMIP2 protein GA14893, with protein sequence MDLVITPEPHYIPGYTGHCPQFRFRAGKTYGKLTHKLLIDPCVIHAPELIVTPSNRAPISLVYPTTLETELLNRREKYVDPVYRNPIIPGYDGFVPNLASKVGKRYIAAATAGMAEHELLMDQLRCQRRNLMHRDLLGSGFGVFENKMNERMLPYTHYRSPLMTVNARAKAFKKLDCNFVEKKEPYSKSTVPHFMENDDEEKYIVNGYGGHIPMALTRFGETSKQLTNSALCEFTNNYHHRRSAEWCPQENAGIGSSCPNTGHFVIYHRTIGMVPKYAGHVPGETFTFGRTFGDATVDAKHWLALHKD encoded by the exons ATGGATTTGGTTATTACTCCCGAACCGCATTACATTCCTGG CTATACTGGTCACTGTCCACAATTTCGTTTTCGTGCGGGTAAAACTTATGGAAAATTAACGCATAAGTTACTTATTGATCCCTGTGTCATACATGCACCCGAGTTAATTGTGACACCTTCAAATCGCGCACCAATTTCATTGGTTTACCCGACTACACTTGAAACAGAGCTCCTGAATAGACGTGAAAAATATGTGGATCCCGTTTATCGCAATCCCATAATTCCCGGTTATGATGGTTTCGTACCAAATCTGGCATCGAAAGTTGGCAAGCGATACATTGCTGCCGCCACAGCTGGTATGGCTGAACATGAATTACTAATGGATCAGTTACGTTGCCAACGAAGAAACTTAATGCATCGAGATCTTCTGGGTAGTGGATTTGGtgtgtttgaaaataaaatgaacgAACGCATG CTACCTTATACACATTATCGTTCGCCATTAATGACGGTGAATGCACGTGcgaaagcatttaaaaaattggACTGTAACTTTGTGGAGAAAAAGGAGCCATATTCCAAATCGACTGTACCACATTTCATGGAAAACGATGATGAGGAGAAATATATTGttaatg gTTACGGCGGTCATATACCGATGGCGTTGACACGTTTTGGTGAAACCAGCAAGCAACTGACTAACAGTGCACTATGTGAATTCACCAACAATTACCATCACAGAAGAAGTGCTGAGTGGTGTCCACAAGAAAATGCCGGCATTGGAAGTTCATGTCCGAATACTGGACACTTTGTTATCTACCATCGTACGATTGGAATGGTGCCCAAATATGCAGGTCACGTACCAGGAGAAACTTTTACATTTGGACGTACGTTTGGGGATGCTACTGTAGATGCAAAGCATTGGCTAGCGTTGCATAAGGACTAA